Below is a genomic region from Argiope bruennichi chromosome 3, qqArgBrue1.1, whole genome shotgun sequence.
TCTCATTTTAGCTTCTCCCGAAACGAAATTAAGCAGTCAGTAATGTACAAAACACTCACACTTACACATGAGACTATAAGCAacaatatagtatataaaaaaaattataattgcatatttaatttagtgCTATATTATCACATATGAGGTCACTGTTTTTAGCGAGGCTTTTCTTTTACTTTCGACATCTCCTGCAGTTGTATAATCAAAGActctatcttaatttttatacttatttttgacTATAAAATGTTGTTATGCACCCTGTTCATATCTTTATTCTGaatgttttattactttataattgaATTCACATTTGCCAGATATTCCTTCTTAACTGCATGCTTGCCAGAGATTAGATTTCAGACCCAAGGAGAATAGCCAAAGATGTCCTATTATAACGAGATGAAAaccattctttattttcttttgaattgcgcctacaagaaaaagattttatttcaatagaattgAACAACTTAGCAACAACTAGTTTGGTGGCTAACAGAAAGAATGCTTGCATTGTGGTCTTGAAACCCATTTTAACTTGCAAATTGTAACTTATTAGCTGAAGATGAGCTTAAGAAGTACCCTTAGGGCTCTTCTTTTAAGCATTTAGAAGTAATTatgcatttgaatattaataggataaatattttatttaaatttattatttgtatttttatatctcaaataaataatttaatggaccttaaattttcttttttaaaaagctgatTTGAAAGTGCTAAGAAATAAAAGTGTCAAAAAGAatcatataaaaactaaattgcaACTACAACTGCAGTGCTAAGCAATAGTTATACCTGAATTCCTGAGAGATTATagagtagaaataaataaaataataaattgaagtttttattatataCCTGATCAGaaagcaaagaaagaaatttgaattacattgatttataaaatatcagtaatcattattaaaattctgttttaatgttCCATACATTTTAATTCTGTTGTAGTGTTCCATACATTGTCAACTTGTGTTTTTCCCAACTGTAATAGAAATCAtgtattatttcagaaatgtttaacataaaatgattcaaaaattaatcttatgTATTGTTCATAGTCTGAAATTGGATTTGGCCGCATAGAGTCTTACATTCGATTAGATAAGCTTGGAGAAGTAAGTTTCTCTCCTActttccttttgaaattttataatattcttgttGTATGTTATTATATGTTAGAATATtctatattttccaaatatatgaacaaataaaatgtatgcattttcttCATATTCAATATGGCTCATAGACTATTCCaattcaatcagtttttttttttaaatttattgacaatcattttttaaagccgtcttgaatattattaattgtataaaaaactattaaaaacaggaattgttattattatatacaatgtatattttgtttttggctgttatatttgctttcaaaattttttcctgtttttatcattatatgtttatttatcttcACCATTATATGAGTATCTTAAAAAGTTTTCTGCATcagttcatcaaaatttaaatgcaaaaaaagttattgtttttttgtattaaattgggAATacctttcagttttaaaaatctgttggaaaatataagaaatatgcatatattataaGATTCCTCTTTGAGcttcaaatcattttttgtaatatcaaACCATTTCATAActctttaactaaaaaaaattggttttaaaaattaccattatttaaaataatattaaaatatagtaaaagtaaattgttagagtattttgtaattttacgtTGGAAATCATATATATCTTTAATGATTTTATCACTCATGTAGCATGTAATGTGTACCTTTCTACTGATCCATGTCTATTGTGCAAACAGATTAATCACTTGGTCATGCtgctattttatattgttttgcatttaaaaatccaTTCTGAAAAATCCATTCTGAAAAGATAGTTTTGAGGTTAAAGAAAGTAACCAGTTTGTTTGTTAATTGCATATCTGAAAGAGTTCAGATGTATGCGCTTTATGTACATTTCACTGAATTGTATTTCTAAGTTCACCGTATTATAgattagaattattatattttgagaattcaAAGCTTGCTTTAATGTTTTTGCTTtctaatgaacaaaatattcttatttctctCATTATTTTCAGGGCAGCTATGCCACTGTCTACAGAGGCCGAAGCCGTCTAACAAATAATCTTGTCGCCTTAAAAGAGATCCGACTGGAGCATGATGAGGGAGCTCCTTGTACTGCCATTAGAGAAGGTAACCTATGGAAACCTATGTTCAgagagtttttattattattatttcatgaaacttatttatttttcaaacttttatttcagtttcccttcttaaaaatttaaagcacaaTAATATAGTGACTCTTCATGATATCATTCACACAGAAAAATGCCTCActttagtttttgaatatttggtgagtgaatttatttcatatttctttgttgatcaaaaaacatttaatgcaataatatctagcaatattgaaaaaaattatattaaaatattttcctctaaTAAAATTATCTGTTGATGAAACTATTCtacatcattattttcttttagattccTAAATCTTATAATAGTTTCAGTagatttttattgctaataatttggtttattattattttcttttgaatacatTTCTGTTAACTGGTATCAttgtataacaaaatatataaaatatattgatatgtaATGCTGTAGAatgattgtttgaatatttttgtgaCTTATTACAATCCTCCtactttttttggaaaatttgaagataattattGTAGACCatcattaatcaaaaatttgcaaagaaaagTTGAGGAATGAAATCATAATTCATTAttgttttgtacatttttatctgttaatatttctatagaatGTTCATTAGAATTGTTAGGTGGTTATAGAAGTTTTTCTTTCCATAGTAAAATACAATTCACTTTGCAAATTGTTTCTTCCTTTCTATGTGACTTCCcattcatatatatttgtttcatttttaattcataatcaatacataatttatagttaataaattaaatgtctgAAAAGAGTTAAAAACCTATTGTGTCCTTAAAATGAACtaagttgaattttctttttcaggagAATGATCTGAAAAAGTATCTTGATTATGTTGGCTGTcctataaatgtaaataatgtaaaggtgagttaaattttacttgtttgaataaaaatattagcagATTCTAAGTATCTAAATCCCAATATTATTTTGagtagtttcattttataatcagtttttagttatttttgcagaaatttttaatatgttcaattttttttatactgaatcATTAGTTAATCATATATGGAAATTCTGTCTGTCTTAATGTATAATGACATGCTTTgcaatttattcttttagatatttcttttccAATTGTTACGCGGTCTTTCCTACTGTCATCGGCGAAAAGTCTTGCATCGAGATCTGAAGCctcaaaatttattgataaatgaaaaGGGGGAATTGAAATTAgcagattttggtaattttttttcctccctctCTCCTGCCTTTcctttatattttgcataatgttttataaaatctgaggaatttctttttttccaggACTTGCAAGAGCCAAGTCTGTACCAACCAAAACTTATTCAAATGAAGTTGTAACcttatggtaatttttttcccaatttttttaattacattaatttgaatgaaaattttattaccttattatttatatatttgggtTCTCTATTGTctgaatttggaaaatttatgtgCAATTGTATGCAcataaatttttaagtgttttaaccctttaaagggccatttttttctagtcattttatattaaaatatttttaggctcgaaattagaataagaaaagggattcatttagtttattagataaatttaatttgattaattaattaatttggttaattaataattaagtaacacatcaagacacataattttgtgtaagataaataaccgaagtatcttagtttctgttttactaaaaaaaattgtcagaacttatgccaacctacataatttcatacaaagattgataaatttggtgggaagcatacttcccacagccctagaaaggttTAATCAATAAAGCTGTTTATTGATAAATAGCACttaagttcaatttttaatataaactgaaCTTAAAGTAACTTTGTGGTGAACTTAACTTAATTTTTCACCACtatgttcaatttttaatagttttcttttaactccctcctttcaaattctaaaagaataaaatatagatttttttttattgtagtatgAATTGCATTtccataaaaatgcaatttatttaaatataattatatgagctgcataatttacaatattgatattttgatataattttaaataattgttaatgatataattttaaaataattgttaacacctttacttatattattgtaattatatgtATCATGATTAGGTATAGTATAACAAAGTTAACTGGCATGGCTGAATTAATCTTATTGGTGGTAGTAAAGGTGACTAATTAATATAGTCCTGTGGacaattttacatgaaatataatcTAACAGaacaacaaaaatgtaattttatattatgactACTTACTAAGAGAATTCAAATTGGTTAGTTATTCttacaaagtgaaattttaatttgcaatatttctgACCTGACTTGAAACTAGGTGTAGCAATAGCCAAAGCAATTTAGATACTCTAAAATTGGTTAAATTAACATTTGAAGCTACAAtggaaaagaaagattaactacTGTATCTAATTTATTGCATGCGTTTATATATCTCCCTAAGTTGGTTTCTTCAGAACACcaagttattaatataattagcGAAAATTGCTATTCCTAATTATGTCAGTTCTGTGGGAAAAGACAGCTTAACTAAAGTTCAACTCTTATTCTTGTTATGATTTTATggtttctcttttatttaaaagtatatatattccCCCTTTTCTTCCTCAAATGTCAAATCGATCATACCACATATTACGAAAgcgaaaatatgaattttcatatgaattaatAATCAAAACTGTTTAAAATGGCTGTGAAATGCTGTCCCATTGTGataatttagaaacaatatattttaattaaataagtatttacaataatttcttttcccACCTTTTGTAGATCcatttgttgaattttgaaatattggacgttattgttaatattttcttaaaacaattttgtttgtttatttttaaatattatgaatatggaTTTGCTAAATTCTTCATATGGATGACATTGAATGGGTATTGttgctaatactttttttttttttttttttcaaaatttcctatacaattaaaaaaatcttctgtaattTAAAAGTAGTATTAAGCACAAGAAATTAATTTGCTTGATACATTATAAGTATAAGTCTCTTGCAATtgtctctttttttaaagaagggtttcatttttcttatacattttaatgTATGTGAAACTGGGGTTTGCATCAAtctaacttttttgaaatttatacttccaaaatatttctctatttattgtatttgtaaatgatttttttttctgttaatagaaTTATTGTTCAGTTCTGATTTGCTTATTGGTAAACAATATACCTAGAACAAAACCAAATAGACGGAAAtgaatcatttcattcttaagcacTCTGCTAGTGTGCATATGTTTTTGTATTGCATCATCCGTGAGTAAGTGTGTCAAACAGTTCCGGGATATGACTGGTTGGCTAAATGTCAGTCTGAATGGTCATGTATCTTCTTGTATTTGTTaaagtatttgagaaaataaaaagggggAGGAAAGACTgaagattatttgaaattcaaacagtAAAAATGCTTCCCCCCCCTgggcattaaattttattttacattgattgtAGTTAAAAgtgtagaacattttttttaaaatatagttaagaaCATGCTGtgcaatagttaaaaaatgcaacattGTTCTGAGGATTAGatgcatatgaaaaatatttatacaaagtttaaaaaatctggaaatatcaGGGAAATTCAAACAGTAGAAATGATGGCCACCCTGAATATCATAGCAGAAGAGGTCATACATTTCTCAGAATCATGAGCTTTCTTGTGAAATGGAAATCCGTGCATCAGTTATGTTATTTAGTAATAGTAACTGTTAAGAATTATTCTCATTCCGAAAGAGGGCGCTGCGTCGCCACCCAAATAATCTCGATTGTGAGAAATGTATCATtcgagtatgtgtgtgtgtatctgtgATGACTAAAATAAAACCGTTAACGGAAATGGTGTTTCCTGTTCTTCCCTTGGTAGTTGTTGGGGTGAGTTTTGGTTTGGTTTAATTGCAAATACAGTaacattcaagaattttttctCACATGGAACACACACTAAAGTTGTATTATTGAGGTTTTTCTCGGAAATCGATGTTATGAGCAAGAGACGTTGATGTGtcattgattttaatatgaattaaaatttggtgaaatcaATGTAGTGGCTCTGTCTTGATGCCTAGTTCTTTGTCTTTTATACTTAAACTAATGAGCAAAATGTTTGGCAAAGAGTTTAGTCACAAAAGGTTAGGTTTGTCTTTGTTTATTTAGTGATCTGTCTAagcaaaatgatattttgaaactctTGCTTAAGAATATTCTATGCTTGATGTTAAGTATAATATACAGTAAACATTGTAAGtcatcaaacaaaaaatttacagAGATAGTAACTAAGTGTCAATAGTCTCTTTTCTTTAACATCGGAAACCTTGttgcttaagaaaattttaatgtgtcTTTTCAAATctcatctattaaaattttacttagtatataattgtttttttaattctaggtACAGACCTCCAGAAATTCTTTTAGGCTCAACAGATTATTCTACATCCATAGATTTATGGTATGTTTCTATTTCACatgctaatttttctttaatttttgttaattattcgTTTTTAAAACCCTGCCTTTAAAAATTGCTTGTGTTATCTATGTCTGTATTAATTGattctaaattcatttaatagTAAAACATTCTGTTTGAATATTAGcaatgtatgcattttaaaagctgttttaatttaacatttttcagttatattttaatatgtttagtgatttttcttatttctgtatatatatgTTATGTACCCAAAagctgtatatatattttttgaaaatcaaatgaatgGTGTTACAAGCATTGCATCACTATTATTTCACAATCCGAGGCTTTAGTATGTTCTTTTCAGGAAATTATTCAACTGTGTAtgtgataatttttgaaactattttggCTTGAATgtgtcatttattaaaattaagtcaatGAATTCAAACATGGAAtagattctaatttaatttattgtgagTTTTTATAATAcagtttatattattatgtaaatacatataataaGGTGGCGACAAAACTGGAAAATCATTGAAAAGTCAGGGATTTTTATCAATCTGGAAAAAACaaggaaatttgtaaaaataactaaaaagcaGGTCAAATTGCTTTTGAGAGCACGTTACGCCAAACATCCGCACAATCGGCGATTTTGTCCTATTATTTCTCTTCATCCGAAGTCAAATGTTGGTATAGCTACGGCAAACTGGGatattgaaaaaacttttatttatttataaaaatataaagtttgattagagcaaaaattataatttgaaaaaaaaatttaatttaaaaaaaaattttaaagtaaaatttattgagtttcttttgtttaattttttgctaaaatgttttattagGTGAACATaatcatattgtttttatatttatgtcgTAAAATTCTAGTCCATATTCAACGAGTAATAATTAGGGGTtgagctgttttaaaattttgagcaaagatctacacttaatataatttaacttgtGTTGCAAAGAGCcttcttaatgttttttaaaattctaatacacTTTTAGAAGCaaagtgttttattaaaatttccagtaTTTCTAGGAAATGTATAtcattgttttaatagtttttagggatgttcattcctttatttaaaaattaaatttcaaaaaaatatattattttttcatattaaataacttataaaaatgtttgtcacAATGCATATTGTACATATGCAGTGATTCTGAATAGGGAGAAAGCCAGAAACTTAGTATAATTTGTAGCTATAAGTCGGGGAAATTTTGCATGTTTAatctgagtaattttttttttattttatttatttttttttttttgcactttctGTAACGACCTTGTATAATAAATATCGAATTTCAATCTTAGGTCATGAAATTGTTGGAAAGAAGTGTTAGGTATTTCATTAATTTGCAAACTTCATTTTATGATTATCAAAAAAACTGAACTAAATTAACTAACTTGTCAAACTATATGTTTGACTTGCTAATTTCTTTACAATTCATTTACTTCATCTGTCtttagtgtaaaatattttatctatcttattttttatttatctagtgaCTTAATATTGACCAATACTTAATACATTGGAATGTAACAGATTTTTTTGATGTTTTGCTTTTCAGAAatcttatcaaaaaatattgatgatttaCTTAGGGATTAATgaagaatattgaatattattcaataagAACTAATAACTGTTTTGCAGGGGTGTTGGCTGTATCTTTTTTGAAATGGTAACCAACATGCCCTTATTTCCTGGTTCAACTGTTGAGGTGCAACTGGATCTGATCTTCTGCCAAATGGGTCTGCCCACAGAGGACACATGGCCAGGCATCAGTCAGTATGAAGACTTCAAGTCAAACTTCCTCACCAGATCCACAGAGAAGTATTCAAGCCATGAACAGAAAAGGTATCATGACTTGCCTCAAAAACTCTGCAGGCTGGATGTTGATGGGCAAGATCTCTTCTTCAAACTACTCACAGTGAGtactttaatgttaaaattaattatttgaatgattttattttaggtTCTGCTTGAACTGTCAAATTTATCTaaagtatttaatacttttatttattttaatggaagaaaattttatgatgTAAGCTAATTATCATGTATATTACTTAATACTATTTATTGTATTGTCATCCTTTATATTGTagcacataagaaaaaaaaaaaaatctttttttttaaatatatttttattaaatattgattttatgttaAACATGAGTAGTTTCAAACttaattgcatgaaataaatgACTTAAACAAtcataatgtatattaaaaaatatatgaggaaatagtatttcataaaattattcattagaatgaaaatttaaaatcaatttttattttggtctAAACATAGGACAGCTCCACATTTTGAGCATATAATGAAAGTTAAATCTTAGCCTTTAAAAGTTGT
It encodes:
- the LOC129963152 gene encoding cyclin-dependent kinase 16-like isoform X2, which codes for MLFKKGCKPVMNRFRRRMSLSFQSQNSDNGLSDLAESLSIQENGDINKREPSHLGLLGRATRRLSFSTSRIMDIHSNNSTVPDASRTPRHSVSLHFRDLIRSKKKRRNSSVVHEDPRIGSDGESEEASGASDEVVSPVKLRSRHRRVSERDISKRLSLPADILLPESFLAKQTVSPTLEGPISRTLRRQSLSEIGFGRIESYIRLDKLGEGSYATVYRGRSRLTNNLVALKEIRLEHDEGAPCTAIREVSLLKNLKHNNIVTLHDIIHTEKCLTLVFEYLENDLKKYLDYVGCPINVNNVKIFLFQLLRGLSYCHRRKVLHRDLKPQNLLINEKGELKLADFGLARAKSVPTKTYSNEVVTLWYRPPEILLGSTDYSTSIDLWGVGCIFFEMVTNMPLFPGSTVEVQLDLIFCQMGLPTEDTWPGISQYEDFKSNFLTRSTEKYSSHEQKRYHDLPQKLCRLDVDGQDLFFKLLTYDPKKRLGALEAMKHSYFKSLGHEVHKLSDTASIFSVPGIIFTPDPGKKNT
- the LOC129963152 gene encoding cyclin-dependent kinase 16-like isoform X1, producing the protein MLFKKGCKPVMNRFRRRMSLSFQSQNSDNGLSDLAESLSIQENGDINKREPSHLGLLGRATRRLSFSTSRIMDIHSNNSTVPDASRTPRHSVSLHFRDLIRSKKKRRNSSVVHEDPRIGSDGESEEASGASDEVVSPVKLRSRHRRVSERDISKRLSLPADILLPESFLAKQTVSPTLEGPISRTLRRQSLSEIGFGRIESYIRLDKLGEGSYATVYRGRSRLTNNLVALKEIRLEHDEGAPCTAIREVSLLKNLKHNNIVTLHDIIHTEKCLTLVFEYLENDLKKYLDYVGCPINVNNVKIFLFQLLRGLSYCHRRKVLHRDLKPQNLLINEKGELKLADFGLARAKSVPTKTYSNEVVTLWYRPPEILLGSTDYSTSIDLWGVGCIFFEMVTNMPLFPGSTVEVQLDLIFCQMGLPTEDTWPGISQYEDFKSNFLTRSTEKYSSHEQKRYHDLPQKLCRLDVDGQDLFFKLLTYDPKKRLGALEAMKHSYFKSLGHEVHKLSDTASIFSVPGIIFTPDPDSEELEKRRKAKERRRKFFDGYLDD
- the LOC129963152 gene encoding cyclin-dependent kinase 16-like isoform X3, with translation MDLKVMGLHKSSTFSNFGNHKLGNWFSTLGHPRRKSNALKNSKSLSVVHEDPRIGSDGESEEASGASDEVVSPVKLRSRHRRVSERDISKRLSLPADILLPESFLAKQTVSPTLEGPISRTLRRQSLSEIGFGRIESYIRLDKLGEGSYATVYRGRSRLTNNLVALKEIRLEHDEGAPCTAIREVSLLKNLKHNNIVTLHDIIHTEKCLTLVFEYLENDLKKYLDYVGCPINVNNVKIFLFQLLRGLSYCHRRKVLHRDLKPQNLLINEKGELKLADFGLARAKSVPTKTYSNEVVTLWYRPPEILLGSTDYSTSIDLWGVGCIFFEMVTNMPLFPGSTVEVQLDLIFCQMGLPTEDTWPGISQYEDFKSNFLTRSTEKYSSHEQKRYHDLPQKLCRLDVDGQDLFFKLLTYDPKKRLGALEAMKHSYFKSLGHEVHKLSDTASIFSVPGIIFTPDPDSEELEKRRKAKERRRKFFDGYLDD
- the LOC129963152 gene encoding cyclin-dependent kinase 16-like isoform X4, whose product is MFTPCCRKGVVHEDPRIGSDGESEEASGASDEVVSPVKLRSRHRRVSERDISKRLSLPADILLPESFLAKQTVSPTLEGPISRTLRRQSLSEIGFGRIESYIRLDKLGEGSYATVYRGRSRLTNNLVALKEIRLEHDEGAPCTAIREVSLLKNLKHNNIVTLHDIIHTEKCLTLVFEYLENDLKKYLDYVGCPINVNNVKIFLFQLLRGLSYCHRRKVLHRDLKPQNLLINEKGELKLADFGLARAKSVPTKTYSNEVVTLWYRPPEILLGSTDYSTSIDLWGVGCIFFEMVTNMPLFPGSTVEVQLDLIFCQMGLPTEDTWPGISQYEDFKSNFLTRSTEKYSSHEQKRYHDLPQKLCRLDVDGQDLFFKLLTYDPKKRLGALEAMKHSYFKSLGHEVHKLSDTASIFSVPGIIFTPDPDSEELEKRRKAKERRRKFFDGYLDD